The Streptomyces albofaciens JCM 4342 genome has a segment encoding these proteins:
- a CDS encoding ROK family protein yields the protein MTDPDRSARQASAADAVLTLPDSAFTAPEPGRTAGTAVPASAAGPPSDGPSVTLGLDIGGTVLKSALVAPDGTVRSESRCPTRTEDGPGAVLHTVLDHAAKALAKARSEGEDVRAVGIASCGLVDEDTGTVVFSASIQWRDLPLRRLASEHLGLPVALGHDVRSGGLAEARLGAGRGHRVVLFVPVGTGVGGALLLDGKPFPGSHWSSAEVGHVVVQPDGDPCPCGQRGCLDTLAGGVGVARRYNERRGSLPPVSGAEEVAKRAAAGDPAAVEVWEEAADAMARTLLTAVTLFDPAVLVLGGGLSQAGEQLRAPLRRGLERRAAFQVLPDLVFARLGERAGRIGAGLLAWDLVEARAHDGVRT from the coding sequence ATGACGGACCCGGACCGCAGCGCCCGGCAGGCGAGCGCCGCCGACGCCGTACTGACCCTGCCCGACTCGGCGTTCACCGCCCCGGAACCCGGCCGGACGGCCGGCACCGCCGTCCCGGCGTCGGCCGCCGGACCACCGTCCGACGGCCCCAGCGTCACACTCGGGCTCGACATCGGCGGCACCGTCCTGAAGTCCGCGCTGGTCGCCCCCGACGGCACGGTCCGGTCCGAGAGCCGCTGCCCCACCCGCACCGAGGACGGCCCCGGCGCCGTGCTGCACACCGTTCTCGACCACGCCGCGAAAGCCCTGGCCAAGGCCCGCTCCGAGGGCGAGGACGTACGCGCGGTGGGCATCGCCTCCTGCGGGCTGGTGGACGAGGACACGGGCACCGTGGTGTTCTCGGCCTCCATCCAGTGGCGCGATCTGCCGCTGCGGCGGCTGGCGTCCGAGCACCTGGGACTGCCGGTCGCGCTCGGGCACGACGTACGGTCAGGCGGCCTCGCCGAAGCGCGGCTGGGCGCCGGGCGCGGGCACCGGGTCGTCCTGTTCGTGCCCGTCGGCACGGGGGTGGGCGGCGCGCTGCTGCTGGACGGGAAGCCGTTTCCGGGCAGCCACTGGTCCTCGGCGGAGGTCGGCCACGTCGTCGTCCAGCCGGACGGCGACCCGTGCCCGTGCGGCCAGCGCGGCTGCCTGGACACCCTCGCGGGCGGCGTCGGCGTGGCCCGCCGCTACAACGAGCGGCGCGGATCGCTCCCCCCGGTCTCCGGCGCCGAGGAGGTGGCGAAGCGCGCGGCGGCGGGCGACCCCGCGGCCGTGGAGGTGTGGGAGGAGGCGGCCGACGCGATGGCGCGGACGCTGCTGACGGCCGTCACCCTCTTCGACCCGGCCGTCCTCGTGCTGGGCGGCGGCCTCAGCCAGGCGGGCGAGCAGCTGCGCGCACCGCTGCGGCGCGGCCTCGAACGGCGGGCCGCCTTCCAGGTCCTGCCCGACCTCGTCTTCGCCCGGCTGGGTGAGCGGGCGGGCCGGATCGGCGCGGGTCTGCTGGCCTGGGACCTGGTCGAGGCCCGTGCCCACGACGGTGTACGGACCTGA
- a CDS encoding purine-cytosine permease family protein yields MDHPASGSSDPSGPPSPSGPSGAEVPRSARADAADAPDRRLIEGRTIDAVPEGERHGRPRDLFAVWFAANISPLTIVSGTIAPLVFGLGLWPGIAAVTLGNLLGGFLMALHAAQGPRLGVPQMIQSRGQFGSHGSLLVTLVVVFMYAGWFASNLVIAGQALHRSVPAMDTSGWLVVCGLAGLVVAVVGYDLIHRVGRWATVLTLSLLALCAVRVFMTPGVLERAVNATGFTVSGFVGMTAIGILLQITYAPYVSDYTRYMPAHAASRRSTLWFTYWGSVLGSVLPMFLGIVMGIAVADDAIAGLDSVLGGTLSAVVLCSFAVIVVHVNSMNLYGTSLCLITAAQTFRHRWLPGRPVRTALIAAPLALGLTLALAFQDTFLASYTDFLAILQYVLIPWTAINLVDFYLVRRGHYDVPSFFAPGGGVYGRVNGPAVLVYAVSFALEVPFMHTSAYTGPVATALDGIDLSWAVGLLIPSVAYWLIARRRTAAVPHSTTATAPAPALPQEGS; encoded by the coding sequence ATGGACCACCCCGCCTCCGGGTCCTCCGACCCCTCTGGCCCCCCAAGCCCTTCCGGCCCCTCCGGCGCCGAAGTCCCCCGCTCCGCCCGTGCCGACGCGGCGGACGCGCCGGACCGCCGCCTCATCGAGGGCCGCACCATCGACGCCGTACCGGAGGGCGAACGCCACGGGCGCCCGCGCGACCTGTTCGCCGTCTGGTTCGCCGCCAACATCAGCCCGCTGACCATCGTCTCCGGCACCATCGCGCCGCTCGTCTTCGGCCTCGGCCTGTGGCCGGGCATCGCCGCGGTGACCCTGGGCAACCTGCTCGGCGGCTTCCTGATGGCCCTGCACGCGGCGCAGGGCCCCCGCCTCGGCGTCCCCCAGATGATCCAGAGCCGCGGCCAGTTCGGCAGCCACGGCTCGCTGCTCGTCACGCTCGTGGTCGTCTTCATGTACGCGGGCTGGTTCGCGTCCAACCTGGTGATCGCCGGGCAGGCGCTGCACCGCTCGGTGCCCGCCATGGACACCTCCGGCTGGCTGGTGGTGTGCGGGCTGGCCGGACTGGTCGTCGCGGTCGTCGGCTACGACCTGATCCACCGCGTCGGCCGCTGGGCCACCGTACTGACCCTCTCCCTGCTCGCCCTGTGCGCCGTACGGGTGTTCATGACCCCCGGCGTCCTCGAACGCGCCGTCAACGCCACCGGCTTCACCGTCTCCGGCTTCGTCGGCATGACCGCGATCGGCATCCTGCTCCAGATCACCTACGCCCCGTACGTCTCGGACTACACCCGCTACATGCCCGCGCACGCCGCGTCCCGCCGCTCCACCCTGTGGTTCACCTACTGGGGCAGCGTCCTGGGCAGCGTGCTGCCGATGTTCCTCGGCATCGTCATGGGCATCGCGGTGGCGGACGACGCGATCGCCGGGCTGGACAGCGTGCTCGGCGGCACCCTCTCCGCCGTCGTCCTGTGCTCCTTCGCCGTCATCGTCGTCCACGTCAACTCGATGAACCTGTACGGCACCTCGCTGTGCCTGATCACCGCCGCGCAGACCTTCCGGCACCGCTGGCTGCCCGGCCGCCCGGTCCGCACGGCGCTGATCGCGGCCCCGCTCGCCCTCGGCCTGACCCTCGCGCTGGCCTTCCAGGACACCTTCCTCGCTTCGTACACCGACTTCCTGGCGATCCTCCAGTACGTCCTGATCCCGTGGACCGCCATCAACCTCGTCGACTTCTACCTGGTCCGGCGCGGCCACTACGACGTACCGTCCTTCTTCGCGCCCGGCGGCGGCGTGTACGGCCGCGTCAACGGCCCGGCCGTCCTGGTCTACGCCGTGAGCTTCGCGCTGGAGGTGCCCTTCATGCACACCTCGGCCTACACCGGCCCGGTCGCCACCGCGCTCGACGGGATAGACCTCTCCTGGGCCGTGGGCCTGCTGATCCCGTCCGTCGCGTACTGGCTCATCGCCCGCCGCCGTACCGCCGCCGTGCCCCACAGCACCACCGCGACCGCCCCTGCCCCCGCCCTCCCCCAGGAAGGCTCCTGA
- a CDS encoding pyridoxamine 5'-phosphate oxidase family protein, translated as MSTIPDLRAEAARLLHTNRYLTLGTATPEGIPWTTPVTYAWDDTDHFYWWSAADAVHSRNIAANPAVSLLVFDSRTSDAEAQALYGQGTAHALAPADLPTALAVFYARRYPDPAVRARKARVPAEFQGDSPKRFYCATIHTYSALTPDPHPVHGNAVPHRLVFPFTTAWAKAYGPGEPGA; from the coding sequence ATGTCGACCATCCCCGACTTACGCGCCGAGGCGGCCCGCCTCCTGCACACCAACCGCTACCTCACCCTCGGGACCGCCACCCCCGAAGGCATCCCGTGGACCACCCCCGTCACCTACGCCTGGGACGACACGGACCACTTCTACTGGTGGTCCGCCGCGGACGCGGTGCACTCCCGCAACATCGCCGCCAACCCCGCCGTCTCGCTCCTGGTCTTCGACTCCCGGACCTCCGACGCCGAGGCACAGGCCCTCTACGGCCAGGGCACCGCGCACGCCCTCGCCCCGGCCGACCTGCCGACGGCACTGGCGGTCTTCTACGCCCGCCGCTACCCGGACCCCGCCGTCCGCGCGCGCAAGGCCCGCGTCCCCGCCGAGTTCCAGGGCGACTCCCCCAAGCGCTTCTACTGCGCCACGATCCACACCTATTCAGCCCTGACCCCGGACCCCCACCCGGTCCACGGCAACGCGGTACCCCACCGGCTGGTCTTCCCCTTCACCACGGCGTGGGCGAAGGCTTACGGACCGGGGGAGCCGGGGGCCTGA
- a CDS encoding amidase, whose protein sequence is MSEDAADLVHADATDLAARIRRREVSAREVVRAHLDRIEAVNPQVSAVVSLDPEGAVAAAAAADERLARGAEVGVLHGLPIAFKDTHLTRGMRTTSGSPLYAETVPDEDELLVQRIQAAGAIRIGKTNVPEFAAGSHTFNPVFGVTRNPYGLGRSAGGSSGGAAAALAAGMQPLADGSDMGGSLRNPASFCNVVGLRPTPGRVPAHPAWNPWDTLTVPGPMARTVADTALLLSVMAGPDPRCPVSLETPGTAFRELPARDPAGLRVAWTPDLGGRVPVDADVRAVLEPQMEVFRHLGCRVEEDCPDLDGAEEVFRTLRAHHFDMALGAVLDASPEALKPSLVWNIEEGRRLTGADLVRATVGRGRLHLRLVDFFARYDMLLAPVSQVAPFDAELEYPEVVDGQPQHTYIDWMRSAYFVSVLGAPALSVPAGFTPDGLPVGLQVIGPPRADLAVLQVGAAYEAATRHGRRRPVLPGGIDP, encoded by the coding sequence ATGAGTGAGGACGCCGCCGACCTCGTCCATGCCGATGCCACCGATCTCGCCGCCCGTATCCGCCGCCGCGAGGTGTCCGCGCGGGAGGTCGTACGGGCGCACCTGGACCGCATCGAAGCGGTGAACCCCCAGGTGAGCGCCGTGGTCTCGCTCGATCCCGAGGGGGCGGTGGCGGCTGCGGCGGCGGCCGACGAGCGTCTGGCGCGGGGTGCGGAGGTGGGGGTGCTGCACGGGCTGCCCATCGCCTTCAAGGACACCCACCTCACCCGGGGCATGCGCACGACGAGCGGCTCGCCGCTGTACGCGGAGACCGTGCCGGACGAGGACGAGCTGCTGGTCCAGCGGATCCAGGCGGCCGGGGCGATCCGTATCGGGAAGACGAACGTGCCGGAGTTCGCCGCCGGTTCGCACACGTTCAACCCCGTCTTCGGGGTGACGCGGAACCCGTACGGACTGGGGCGCTCGGCGGGCGGCAGCAGTGGCGGGGCGGCGGCCGCCCTGGCCGCGGGCATGCAGCCGCTCGCGGACGGCTCCGACATGGGCGGATCGCTGCGCAACCCCGCCTCCTTCTGCAACGTCGTCGGGCTGCGCCCCACCCCGGGCCGCGTGCCGGCCCACCCGGCGTGGAACCCGTGGGACACGCTGACCGTGCCCGGCCCGATGGCCCGTACGGTCGCCGACACCGCGCTGCTGCTGTCGGTCATGGCGGGGCCCGACCCCCGCTGCCCGGTCAGCCTGGAGACGCCGGGCACCGCGTTCCGCGAGCTTCCGGCGCGTGATCCTGCCGGGTTGCGCGTGGCCTGGACGCCGGACCTCGGCGGCCGGGTGCCGGTCGACGCCGACGTACGGGCCGTACTGGAACCGCAGATGGAGGTCTTCCGCCATCTCGGGTGCCGGGTCGAGGAGGACTGCCCGGACCTGGACGGTGCGGAGGAGGTCTTCCGCACGCTGCGGGCCCATCACTTCGACATGGCGCTCGGGGCGGTGCTCGACGCGTCCCCCGAGGCACTGAAGCCGAGCCTGGTGTGGAACATCGAGGAGGGACGCCGGCTCACCGGGGCCGACCTGGTCCGCGCCACGGTGGGACGCGGGCGGCTGCACCTGCGGCTCGTGGACTTCTTCGCACGGTACGACATGCTGTTGGCCCCGGTCTCGCAAGTGGCGCCGTTCGACGCCGAGTTGGAGTACCCGGAGGTTGTCGACGGGCAGCCGCAGCATACGTACATCGACTGGATGCGCTCGGCCTACTTCGTGTCCGTGCTGGGCGCGCCCGCGCTGTCCGTACCGGCGGGCTTCACTCCCGACGGCCTGCCGGTGGGCCTCCAGGTCATCGGCCCGCCGCGCGCGGACCTGGCGGTGCTCCAGGTGGGTGCCGCGTACGAGGCGGCCACGCGGCACGGCCGGCGCCGGCCGGTGCTGCCTGGCGGGATCGATCCCTGA
- a CDS encoding aminoglycoside phosphotransferase family protein gives MQAVPNTIGAWARRRIGGEITAVRSVSWRADGARVWELTRADVGRFFLKVAPTPDRYTRETHAYRHAVPALGHAHAPVLVDSDPGRLALLLTAVPGSGASGRGLGRADRTELYRQAGSLLRRLHDACGAAGAAVPEGGADRWAAERRAAAEEHVAALSAAGALDAAERRLILDRAAVLHLLPPLPAGFLHGDVGEHHFLWDAAGRRLALAGFARARLGCAVEDLVRVAYGACLPDRALRAAFLCGYGRELTDAERYALPALAALDAAETWARGLRTGDEEAVGRARGVVGALLGGVELGV, from the coding sequence GTGCAAGCCGTCCCGAACACCATCGGTGCCTGGGCCCGCCGCCGGATCGGCGGCGAGATCACCGCGGTCCGCAGCGTCTCGTGGCGGGCGGACGGCGCCCGGGTGTGGGAGCTGACGCGCGCGGACGTGGGCCGGTTCTTCCTGAAGGTGGCGCCGACGCCGGACCGCTATACGCGGGAGACGCACGCGTACCGCCATGCCGTCCCCGCCCTCGGCCACGCGCACGCGCCGGTCCTGGTCGACAGCGACCCCGGTCGGCTCGCACTGCTGCTCACCGCCGTACCGGGCAGCGGCGCGTCCGGCCGCGGGCTGGGCCGTGCCGACCGTACGGAGCTGTACCGGCAGGCCGGAAGCCTGCTGCGCCGTCTTCACGACGCTTGCGGCGCGGCGGGCGCGGCGGTCCCGGAGGGCGGCGCGGACCGCTGGGCCGCCGAACGGCGCGCCGCCGCGGAGGAGCACGTGGCCGCGCTCTCGGCCGCGGGCGCGCTCGACGCGGCGGAGCGGCGGCTGATCCTCGACCGCGCCGCGGTGCTCCACCTGCTCCCGCCGCTGCCCGCCGGCTTCCTGCACGGCGATGTCGGCGAGCACCACTTCCTGTGGGACGCGGCGGGCCGGCGCCTGGCGCTCGCCGGATTCGCGCGGGCGCGGCTCGGGTGCGCGGTGGAGGACCTCGTGCGGGTGGCGTACGGCGCGTGCCTGCCCGACCGGGCCTTGCGCGCCGCCTTCCTGTGCGGTTACGGGCGGGAGCTGACGGACGCGGAGCGGTACGCGCTCCCGGCGCTCGCGGCCCTGGACGCCGCGGAGACGTGGGCGCGCGGGCTGCGGACGGGCGACGAGGAAGCCGTCGGGCGGGCCAGGGGGGTGGTCGGGGCGCTGCTGGGCGGTGTTGAGTTGGGGGTATGA
- the rpmF gene encoding 50S ribosomal protein L32, protein MAVPKRKMSRSNTRHRRAQWKARTPALVPVTVDGSVYQVPRRLAKAYERGLLRPEG, encoded by the coding sequence ATGGCCGTCCCCAAGCGGAAGATGTCCCGCAGCAACACCCGTCACCGGCGCGCCCAGTGGAAGGCGCGGACGCCCGCGCTGGTCCCGGTGACCGTCGACGGGTCCGTGTACCAGGTCCCGCGCCGGCTGGCGAAGGCGTACGAGCGCGGGCTGCTGCGGCCGGAGGGCTGA